One Heptranchias perlo isolate sHepPer1 unplaced genomic scaffold, sHepPer1.hap1 HAP1_SCAFFOLD_43, whole genome shotgun sequence genomic window carries:
- the LOC137312430 gene encoding histone H2B 1/2-like produces MPEDKKAAPKKGAKKTLSKAPAKGGKKRRKSRKESYSIYIYKVMKQVHPDTGISSKAMSIMNSFVNDIFERIAGEASRLAHYNKRATISSREIQTAVRLLLPGELAKHAVSEGTKAVTKYTSSK; encoded by the coding sequence atgcctgaggacaagaaagcagctcccaagaagggcgccaagaaaaccttgagtaaagcaccagccaagggcggcaagaagcggagaaagtcgaggaaggagagttactccatctacatctacaaagtgatgaagcaggttcaccccgacaccggcatctcctccaaggccatgagcatcatgaactcctttgtgaacgatattttcgagcgcatcgcgggtgaggcttcccgcctggcccattacaacaagcgggcgaccatcagctcccgggagatccagaccgccgtgcgcctgctgctgcccggggaactggccaaacaCGCCGTATCGGAAGGGacgaaggcggtgaccaagtacaccagctccaagtaa
- the LOC137312423 gene encoding histone H2A.J codes for MSGRGKTGGKARAKAKSRSSRAGLQFPVGRVHRLLRKGNYAERVGAGAPVYLAAVLEYLTAEILELAGNAARDNKKTRIIPRHLQLAIRNDEELNKLLGRVTIAQGGVLPNIQAVLLPKKTSSVSTKSK; via the coding sequence atgtctggaagaggaaaaaccggcgggaaagctcgggccaaggccaagtctcgctcatcccgggccggactgcagttccctgtgggccgtgttcacaggctcctgcgaaaggggaactacgctgaacgtgtgggtgccggagccccggtctatctggctgctgtgctcgagtatctgacggctgaaatcctcgagctggccggcaacgcggcccgcgacAATAAGaaaacccgcatcatccccagacacctgcagctggcaatccgcaacgacgaggagctcaacaagctgctgggacgggtgaccatcgctcagggcggggtgctgcctaatatccaggccgtgctgctgccgaagaaaaccagcagtgtgagcaccaagagcaagtaa